A stretch of Gemmatimonas aurantiaca T-27 DNA encodes these proteins:
- a CDS encoding TolC family protein: MRDSRFLMVMTVALALSSTDLTAQPARPFSLSEALAEADRAAFPNRRAVATTEVERSRTAPSLKGILPSARIEAGFVRTTDPIGAFGTLLRQRRVTSVAFDPTRLNDPLPANNLLGGIVLELPVFNADALTGWQAARTATRASEAAADRVQHDVRFSVVRAYYGAVLAQEKVTVLLDAERAAHSAVQQVESMIRQGLVTRADALQSRVRAADVSMQLSMARHDAVTAAHQLALLLGRSFDARHAQDAQIIVLPHGLPSDSSILALLPGVETRAASSTTMPTVNQRDDLRAAKLGFDAARLDVRSATATLLPRVNGFARYDWHSPTTLYAGRPNWTLGIMASWSVFGGGNELVALAGARARARLAAAAHEAATAQAQLEVAQVERGLSVTREHLDLAAQAAAQSREALRLIDKRYASGLATVAELLGAENSAMAAALRHAAARYDLIVALAAHRHANGADPASLAQLDAAPMDTSSTIARE; encoded by the coding sequence ATGCGCGACTCGAGATTTCTCATGGTGATGACTGTGGCGCTGGCCCTCTCTTCAACCGACCTGACCGCCCAACCCGCACGACCGTTCTCCTTGTCGGAGGCGCTCGCGGAAGCCGATCGCGCCGCGTTTCCCAATCGACGGGCCGTCGCCACCACAGAAGTCGAACGGTCTCGGACAGCGCCGTCGCTCAAGGGCATCCTCCCCTCCGCCCGCATCGAGGCCGGCTTCGTTCGCACCACCGACCCCATCGGGGCGTTCGGCACCCTGCTCCGTCAACGGCGGGTCACGTCCGTCGCGTTCGACCCGACACGCCTCAACGATCCCCTGCCCGCCAACAACCTGCTGGGTGGAATCGTGCTCGAACTGCCCGTGTTCAACGCCGACGCACTGACGGGATGGCAAGCAGCGCGAACCGCGACCCGGGCCAGCGAGGCCGCGGCAGACCGGGTCCAGCACGACGTGCGATTCTCCGTTGTCCGCGCCTACTACGGTGCGGTCCTGGCTCAGGAGAAGGTGACAGTGCTTCTCGACGCCGAGCGTGCGGCCCACAGTGCCGTTCAGCAGGTGGAGAGCATGATTCGCCAAGGCCTGGTCACCAGAGCCGACGCGCTGCAATCCCGTGTGCGCGCAGCCGACGTATCCATGCAACTCAGTATGGCGCGCCACGATGCCGTTACCGCCGCGCATCAACTGGCCTTGTTGCTCGGGCGCTCGTTCGATGCACGTCATGCGCAGGACGCACAAATCATCGTCCTGCCCCATGGCCTGCCGAGTGATTCGTCGATTCTGGCCTTGCTACCGGGTGTTGAAACACGTGCGGCCTCATCGACCACCATGCCAACAGTCAACCAACGCGACGATCTGCGGGCTGCAAAACTTGGGTTCGACGCTGCACGCCTCGATGTCCGCAGTGCCACGGCCACCTTGCTGCCCCGCGTGAACGGCTTTGCGCGCTACGACTGGCACTCGCCCACTACACTCTACGCCGGCCGCCCCAACTGGACGCTGGGCATCATGGCATCGTGGTCGGTCTTCGGTGGAGGCAATGAGTTGGTCGCTCTGGCCGGCGCCAGGGCGCGCGCGCGGCTGGCTGCGGCGGCGCATGAAGCGGCCACCGCGCAGGCGCAGCTCGAAGTCGCACAGGTGGAGCGTGGCTTGTCGGTGACACGCGAACATCTGGATCTCGCTGCGCAGGCGGCGGCACAGAGTCGTGAAGCCCTGCGACTGATAGACAAGCGCTATGCCAGTGGACTGGCAACGGTCGCGGAGTTGCTGGGTGCCGAAAACAGCGCCATGGCGGCCGCGCTGCGGCATGCCGCCGCGCGCTACGACCTCATCGTCGCCCTGGCTGCACATCGTCACGCGAACGGTGCCGATCCCGCTTCCCTTGCGCAACTCGATGCTGCGCCCATGGACACGTCTTCTACGATCGCTCGGGAGTAA